One Glutamicibacter halophytocola DNA segment encodes these proteins:
- a CDS encoding BCCT family transporter: MKQTDQSFEDLVGELHTARQRRPKKYSVSGTDYWVFGIAGALALAFIIWGFVTPEGLGKAADVALNWVITNTGWLFIIAASVFAIFVIVVAAKNFGRIPLGKDDEKPQFSTVSWISMMFATGMGIGLVFYGVGEPLFFYMSPPPGTVEGSTDAALSTAMGTTLFHWTLFPWAMYAIVGLGMAYGSFRLGRPQLFSAMFSSVFGERIVHGWGGRTINILAIIATLFGSACSLGLGALQIGGGIQSAGILEKVGSGVLVVIIAILTALFVASAVSGIERGIQWLSNINMVLAVILALIVFIGGPTLFILNVVPNAVGAFIGDLPEMASRTAASGDGTMSSWLSSWTVFYWAWWISWSPFVGLFIARISRGRTIRQFVTGVLLVPSAVTLLWFSIFGGGAIGLQERAERAGNTGEALAKVVDGAPDINFDLILFDLLNALPLSGWIATVLMIVTVLLIAIFFVTGADSASIVMGALSERGAEEPTKKSVVFWGVATGAVAAVMLLAGGDHPAEALNGLKNITIVSALPFVIVMLLLCVALWKDLSRDPLILRGKVARTVLEQSVTQGVDRHEGSQFSLMTTEIPIIKPAGKPEDGVVDSAPVIVTEAVVEPSTDSSESKDS, encoded by the coding sequence ATGAAGCAGACGGATCAATCATTTGAAGACCTCGTCGGCGAGCTGCATACAGCTCGACAACGACGACCAAAGAAATATTCGGTTTCAGGAACCGACTATTGGGTATTCGGAATCGCTGGCGCCTTGGCGCTGGCATTTATCATTTGGGGTTTCGTAACCCCCGAGGGCTTGGGTAAAGCCGCAGACGTGGCCCTTAACTGGGTCATCACCAACACTGGTTGGCTGTTTATCATTGCAGCCTCGGTATTCGCAATATTTGTCATCGTGGTCGCTGCGAAGAACTTCGGGCGCATCCCGCTGGGCAAGGACGACGAAAAACCGCAATTCAGTACAGTTTCATGGATCTCCATGATGTTTGCTACCGGCATGGGCATCGGCTTGGTGTTCTACGGCGTGGGAGAACCGCTGTTCTTCTACATGTCACCGCCGCCAGGCACCGTTGAAGGGTCTACCGACGCTGCCCTGAGCACCGCCATGGGCACCACGCTCTTCCACTGGACGCTGTTCCCGTGGGCGATGTATGCCATCGTCGGCTTGGGCATGGCCTACGGCAGTTTCCGCCTGGGGCGCCCGCAGCTGTTCTCGGCAATGTTCTCCTCCGTCTTCGGAGAGCGCATTGTGCACGGCTGGGGCGGCCGCACCATTAATATCCTCGCCATTATCGCTACCCTATTCGGCTCCGCCTGTTCACTGGGACTGGGCGCACTGCAGATTGGTGGCGGCATCCAGTCCGCTGGCATCCTTGAAAAGGTTGGCTCCGGCGTCCTGGTAGTGATCATCGCGATCCTTACCGCATTGTTTGTCGCTTCGGCTGTCTCCGGCATCGAGCGCGGCATCCAGTGGCTGTCGAACATCAACATGGTCTTGGCAGTGATCCTGGCGCTGATCGTCTTCATCGGCGGCCCAACGCTATTCATCCTCAACGTCGTCCCGAACGCCGTGGGCGCATTCATTGGCGACCTTCCAGAGATGGCTTCGCGTACCGCGGCCTCCGGCGACGGCACCATGTCCAGCTGGCTGTCCTCCTGGACTGTCTTCTACTGGGCTTGGTGGATCTCATGGAGCCCATTCGTGGGCCTGTTCATCGCTCGCATTTCGCGTGGCCGCACCATCCGCCAGTTTGTCACCGGCGTGCTGCTGGTTCCATCGGCTGTCACCCTGCTGTGGTTCTCCATCTTCGGCGGTGGCGCCATTGGCTTGCAGGAACGCGCGGAGCGTGCAGGCAACACCGGCGAGGCGCTGGCCAAGGTGGTGGATGGGGCTCCGGACATCAACTTCGACCTGATCCTCTTCGATCTGCTTAATGCGCTTCCGCTCTCCGGCTGGATTGCCACGGTGCTGATGATCGTCACGGTCTTGCTGATCGCGATCTTCTTCGTCACCGGCGCCGACTCGGCTTCCATCGTGATGGGTGCCTTGAGCGAGCGCGGGGCCGAGGAGCCGACCAAGAAGTCCGTGGTCTTCTGGGGTGTCGCCACCGGTGCTGTTGCCGCAGTCATGCTGTTGGCGGGTGGCGATCATCCGGCCGAGGCGCTCAACGGCTTGAAGAACATCACGATTGTCTCGGCCTTGCCGTTCGTGATCGTGATGCTGCTGTTGTGCGTCGCACTATGGAAGGACCTGAGCCGCGATCCGCTGATCTTGCGCGGCAAGGTGGCCCGCACCGTGCTTGAGCAATCGGTGACCCAGGGCGTGGACCGGCACGAAGGCAGCCAGTTCAGCCTGATGACCACCGAGATTCCCATCATCAAGCCGGCCGGGAAGCCGGAAGATGGTGTGGTGGATTCAGCTCCGGTGATAGTTACCGAGGCTGTTGTGGAACCGTCCACGGATTCTTCCGAATCCAAGGATTCCTAG
- a CDS encoding acyl-CoA dehydrogenase: MSFGELPNTSGLDFNHLSDPSQASAMGLDDFEEQLPTRQLLKVTPGPGADEQYDRLAEIFRPVFAQIASTAKDRDRNRVLPFEQVGLLNRERFGALRIPVAEGGYGARLVDVFRLLIELSEADSHVGQLWRAHIAFVENVLVLDDQKLRSKWTARIAAGQIVGNAYTERGGNALGTLNTKVSQVDGRWLVDGEKYYCTGTIFADWTTVAVAHPELPGRQIAVVSTQHSGVKILDDWDGFGQGLTGTGTTEFHQVPVDTFMPQQSNDSEAAIFQLVLMAVQAGIARAALNDLRISVQNRTRIFTTGTGVPVHREPQVLQLVGEVSAESFAADSVVIGAVLEVEAALVDPGLNDEERYAVCELAANRAQTIVQPLVIGATSKLFDGLGASSTSVICNLDRHWRNARTIATHNPAIYKARIVGDYEINAVQPQRLSVTGEDSNHRAHGA, encoded by the coding sequence ATGTCATTTGGCGAGTTGCCAAACACCTCCGGTTTGGACTTCAACCATCTCAGCGATCCTTCGCAGGCTAGCGCCATGGGACTAGACGACTTCGAAGAGCAGCTGCCCACGCGGCAACTGCTCAAGGTCACCCCCGGCCCCGGCGCGGATGAGCAATACGACCGGCTGGCTGAAATCTTCCGTCCGGTCTTCGCGCAAATCGCCAGCACCGCCAAGGACCGCGACCGCAACCGCGTTCTGCCCTTCGAGCAAGTAGGCCTGCTCAACCGCGAACGTTTCGGCGCACTGCGCATCCCGGTTGCCGAGGGCGGATACGGCGCGCGCCTGGTCGACGTGTTCCGCTTGCTCATCGAGCTGTCCGAAGCCGACTCGCATGTCGGCCAGCTGTGGCGCGCGCATATCGCGTTCGTGGAAAACGTGCTGGTCCTCGACGACCAAAAGCTGCGCAGCAAGTGGACCGCCCGCATCGCCGCCGGGCAAATTGTCGGCAACGCCTACACCGAACGCGGTGGCAATGCCCTGGGTACGCTGAACACCAAGGTGAGCCAGGTTGATGGCCGCTGGCTGGTGGACGGTGAAAAGTACTACTGCACCGGCACCATTTTTGCCGACTGGACCACCGTGGCCGTGGCCCACCCGGAACTGCCCGGGCGCCAGATCGCGGTAGTCTCCACCCAGCACAGCGGCGTCAAGATCCTTGATGACTGGGATGGCTTTGGCCAGGGGCTCACCGGCACCGGAACCACAGAGTTCCACCAGGTCCCGGTGGACACGTTCATGCCGCAGCAGAGCAACGACTCCGAAGCGGCGATCTTCCAGCTGGTGCTCATGGCCGTGCAGGCAGGTATCGCCCGGGCGGCCCTGAATGACCTGCGCATTTCGGTGCAGAACCGCACCCGCATCTTCACCACCGGCACCGGCGTTCCGGTGCACCGCGAACCACAGGTGTTGCAACTGGTCGGCGAGGTGTCCGCAGAATCCTTCGCCGCGGACTCGGTCGTGATCGGCGCCGTCCTTGAAGTCGAAGCCGCACTGGTGGATCCGGGGCTCAACGACGAGGAACGCTATGCGGTCTGCGAACTGGCAGCCAACCGGGCGCAAACCATCGTCCAGCCACTCGTCATCGGTGCCACCAGCAAGCTCTTTGACGGCCTGGGCGCATCCTCGACCAGCGTCATCTGCAACCTGGACCGGCACTGGCGCAACGCCCGGACCATCGCCACCCACAACCCGGCCATTTACAAGGCCCGCATTGTGGGGGATTACGAGATCAATGCGGTCCAGCCGCAACGACTCTCGGTCACCGGCGAAGACAGCAACCATCGAGCCCACGGCGCCTGA
- a CDS encoding MetQ/NlpA family ABC transporter substrate-binding protein — MALSRRTFLTFTAGSAAILALTSCGLVGGPEASSGDKTIKVIVTESAPSQEPTKIAQKLLAEKGWTLEATYVTDIVQPNHVVSNGEYDANFFQHGAYLEQFKKDQNVDVEPAFYMYSSPAGVYSKKYDDIKDLPNGATIALPVDTANNGRALALLDRAGLLKVTEGKSVIHLSQNDILENPKNFKFVEVDQQSLSKTLPDVDAGFLFARLGAEIGLTPKDALLFEKEEEALPYINIIAAKPGFMDTEKGKALEEAYHSDEVREWYASYLDGALGTPWDRDLEADFATWNK; from the coding sequence ATGGCTTTATCCCGCCGCACCTTTTTGACCTTCACCGCCGGCTCCGCCGCAATTCTCGCACTGACTTCTTGCGGCCTGGTAGGCGGCCCAGAGGCCAGCTCGGGGGATAAGACCATCAAGGTCATCGTCACCGAATCGGCTCCATCCCAGGAACCAACCAAAATCGCCCAGAAGCTGCTGGCTGAAAAGGGCTGGACCCTGGAAGCCACCTATGTCACCGACATCGTGCAGCCAAACCACGTGGTGTCCAACGGCGAATACGATGCCAACTTCTTCCAGCACGGTGCCTACCTTGAACAGTTCAAGAAGGACCAGAACGTCGACGTGGAGCCGGCCTTCTACATGTACAGCTCGCCGGCAGGCGTGTACTCGAAGAAGTACGACGACATCAAGGACCTGCCTAACGGTGCGACCATTGCCCTTCCTGTGGATACCGCCAACAACGGCCGCGCGTTGGCGCTGCTGGATCGGGCCGGGCTCTTGAAGGTCACCGAAGGCAAGAGCGTGATCCACCTGTCGCAGAACGACATCCTGGAGAACCCCAAGAACTTCAAATTTGTCGAGGTGGATCAGCAGTCGCTGTCCAAGACGCTTCCCGACGTGGATGCAGGATTCCTCTTCGCCCGCCTCGGTGCGGAAATCGGGCTCACCCCGAAGGATGCGCTGCTCTTTGAAAAGGAAGAAGAGGCGCTGCCATATATCAACATCATCGCCGCGAAGCCAGGCTTCATGGACACCGAAAAGGGCAAGGCCCTGGAAGAGGCCTACCATTCCGACGAGGTGCGCGAATGGTATGCGAGCTATCTTGACGGTGCGCTGGGCACCCCATGGGATCGCGATCTGGAAGCAGACTTCGCGACCTGGAACAAGTAG
- a CDS encoding methionine ABC transporter ATP-binding protein, which yields MMIRLENVTTTFGKGRDQFTAVKDVTLDIQAGSIHGIIGFSGAGKSTLLRNINLLQRPTSGQVFVDGVELTGLSEGELRKQRHEIGMIFQHFNLLNNRTAQQNVELNLKFAGVPKKQRRERALEALSIVDLADKASAYPGQLSGGQKQRISIARALVTEPKVLLCDEPTSAVDPRTTTSVLQYLSDINASLGITTVIVTHEMNVIKAIADKVSVMEDAAVVEEFALSSLQEPGFEPKTPIGRYLISDEITLNRQPKQAQDLAANVTRV from the coding sequence ATGATGATTCGTCTTGAGAACGTAACAACAACCTTCGGCAAAGGCCGCGACCAGTTCACGGCCGTCAAGGATGTCACGCTGGATATTCAAGCCGGAAGCATTCACGGTATTATCGGTTTTTCCGGTGCCGGCAAATCCACGCTGTTGCGCAATATCAATTTGCTCCAGCGCCCGACCTCGGGCCAGGTCTTTGTTGACGGCGTAGAACTGACCGGGCTGAGCGAAGGCGAGTTGCGCAAGCAGCGCCATGAGATCGGGATGATCTTCCAGCACTTCAACCTGCTGAACAATCGCACCGCGCAACAGAACGTTGAACTGAACCTGAAGTTCGCCGGTGTGCCCAAGAAACAACGCCGCGAACGTGCCCTGGAAGCACTATCCATCGTGGACCTCGCCGACAAGGCGTCCGCCTATCCTGGACAGCTCTCGGGCGGGCAGAAGCAGCGCATCTCCATCGCCCGCGCGCTGGTCACCGAGCCCAAGGTCTTGTTGTGCGATGAACCTACCAGCGCGGTGGATCCGCGAACCACTACCTCGGTGCTCCAGTACCTCAGCGACATTAACGCCAGCCTTGGCATCACCACCGTTATCGTCACCCACGAAATGAATGTCATTAAGGCCATCGCCGACAAGGTCTCGGTGATGGAAGACGCCGCGGTCGTGGAAGAGTTCGCCCTGAGCTCGCTACAAGAACCAGGCTTTGAACCAAAGACGCCTATCGGCCGCTACCTGATCAGCGATGAAATCACGCTGAACCGCCAGCCCAAGCAGGCCCAAGACCTTGCCGCCAACGTAACCCGCGTATAG
- the ggt gene encoding gamma-glutamyltransferase, with the protein MQRSSLRALAGAAILSLGLGAFSAIPASADPRHTEKNPTATGTGGAVSSVDPEASAAGIEVLRKGGNAVDAAVATAAALGVTEPYSAGVGGGGYFLYYDAASGKVSTIDGRETAPAATPQDAFIDPATGEPYNFTPELVTSGVAVGVPGTVATWQRALDNWGSQSLKQVLRPATQVASRGFVVDETFREQTLDNKERFEAFGSTSELFLPGGDAPQVGSIFKNPELADTYRLLAKEGPKAFYHGDLASEISQTVQAPPKVEDTKLPVPAGFVSTEDLANYEVAEQKPTAVDYRGLDIFGMAPSSSGGTTIGESLNILGNYDLSSMEPADALHHYFEATALAYADRGKYVGDPAFVDVPTETLTSELFGADRACAINPDHAAAKPVAPGDIENFDGQCPAAAAEPAVEHDTENISTTHLSVVDRWGNVVSYTLTIEQTGGSGMVVPGRGFLLNNELTDFSTVYDPEDPNRLEPGKRPRSSMAPTIVLRDGEPVMAIGSPGGSTIITTVLQTLLNRYDLGMDISEAIAAPRASQRNTAAVTAEPEFIDQYGSAMEAFGHKLTPAGDSFTPQAEIGAVEAVQINEDGTLTAAAEPVRRGGGSAMVVNPAQ; encoded by the coding sequence ATGCAACGATCAAGTTTGCGCGCCCTGGCTGGCGCCGCGATTCTCTCCCTGGGCCTTGGCGCATTCAGCGCGATCCCGGCGAGCGCCGATCCACGGCACACCGAAAAGAATCCCACGGCCACCGGCACCGGTGGCGCGGTCTCTTCGGTAGATCCGGAAGCATCAGCGGCAGGCATCGAGGTACTGCGCAAGGGAGGCAACGCGGTAGACGCCGCGGTCGCCACAGCGGCGGCGCTGGGCGTGACCGAACCATACAGCGCGGGTGTCGGCGGTGGCGGCTATTTCCTGTATTACGACGCGGCTTCCGGCAAGGTCAGCACCATCGATGGGCGTGAAACTGCCCCAGCTGCTACCCCTCAGGACGCATTTATTGATCCGGCGACCGGCGAGCCCTACAACTTCACTCCGGAACTGGTCACCAGCGGTGTTGCCGTGGGCGTTCCGGGGACCGTAGCCACCTGGCAGCGAGCCCTGGACAATTGGGGCTCGCAAAGCCTGAAGCAGGTGCTGCGTCCGGCGACGCAGGTGGCTTCCCGCGGTTTTGTTGTTGATGAGACCTTCCGGGAACAAACCTTGGACAACAAGGAACGCTTCGAAGCCTTCGGCTCCACCAGCGAGCTTTTCCTCCCCGGTGGCGATGCGCCACAGGTGGGGAGCATCTTCAAGAACCCCGAGCTGGCCGATACCTATCGCCTGCTGGCCAAGGAAGGCCCAAAGGCGTTCTACCACGGTGATCTGGCCTCCGAAATCTCCCAGACGGTCCAGGCCCCGCCCAAGGTCGAGGACACCAAGCTGCCGGTCCCTGCCGGTTTTGTCAGCACCGAGGACCTCGCCAACTATGAGGTGGCCGAGCAGAAGCCAACCGCGGTGGACTATCGCGGGCTGGACATCTTCGGCATGGCGCCCTCCTCCAGCGGTGGCACCACCATTGGCGAATCGCTGAATATCCTGGGCAACTACGACCTGTCCTCCATGGAACCCGCCGACGCCTTGCACCACTACTTCGAGGCCACCGCGCTGGCCTATGCGGATCGCGGCAAATACGTGGGTGACCCCGCCTTTGTGGATGTGCCGACCGAGACCTTGACCAGCGAGCTCTTCGGCGCCGACCGGGCCTGCGCGATCAACCCCGATCATGCGGCCGCCAAGCCGGTGGCCCCGGGCGACATCGAGAATTTTGATGGCCAATGCCCGGCAGCTGCCGCTGAGCCGGCCGTTGAGCATGACACCGAGAACATCTCCACCACCCACCTGTCGGTGGTGGATCGCTGGGGCAACGTCGTGTCCTACACGCTGACCATCGAGCAGACCGGAGGGTCGGGCATGGTGGTGCCGGGGCGTGGCTTCCTGCTGAACAATGAGCTCACGGACTTCTCCACGGTCTATGACCCGGAAGATCCAAACCGCCTTGAGCCGGGCAAGCGCCCGCGCTCCTCGATGGCGCCAACCATCGTGCTGCGTGACGGCGAGCCGGTGATGGCCATCGGTTCCCCCGGTGGTTCAACCATCATCACCACGGTGCTGCAGACGCTGCTCAACCGCTACGACCTGGGCATGGATATCAGCGAAGCCATCGCCGCCCCGCGGGCCTCGCAGCGCAATACCGCTGCGGTGACTGCAGAACCGGAATTCATCGACCAGTACGGTTCGGCCATGGAGGCCTTCGGGCATAAGCTCACCCCGGCCGGGGACTCCTTCACCCCGCAGGCAGAGATCGGCGCGGTGGAAGCGGTGCAGATCAATGAGGATGGAACTCTGACTGCGGCAGCCGAGCCGGTGCGCCGTGGCGGAGGATCTGCCATGGTGGTGAATCCCGCCCAGTAG
- a CDS encoding methionine ABC transporter permease, whose product MNFTSVVLATSNGSAAAFSLDRIVELAPEIWVAMAQTFAMLLVSIPIAILLGTPLGIWLYSMSPNGLRPRPRVHKIVDGLVNTIRSFPFLILLIAIIPFTRFVVGTTIGTAAVIVPLTINAIPYFARFVEQNISQLGNGVVEAAQAMGATRGQIIREVLLVEAKPALLSSITIMTVSFISYSAMAGLVGGGGIGDFAIRYGYYRYETGVMLLAIVLMILLVHAVQFFGTRLSRAADKR is encoded by the coding sequence ATGAACTTCACTTCAGTAGTGCTAGCCACGAGCAACGGCAGCGCAGCAGCATTCAGCCTTGACCGCATTGTGGAACTGGCCCCGGAAATCTGGGTGGCCATGGCACAGACCTTTGCGATGCTGCTGGTTTCGATCCCGATCGCCATTCTCTTGGGAACCCCGCTGGGCATCTGGCTCTATTCGATGTCTCCCAACGGCTTGCGCCCGCGTCCGCGAGTGCACAAGATTGTTGACGGGCTGGTGAATACGATCCGCTCCTTCCCATTCCTGATCTTGCTGATCGCCATTATTCCGTTCACCCGATTTGTTGTGGGAACGACTATTGGCACCGCCGCGGTTATCGTGCCGCTGACCATCAACGCGATCCCGTATTTCGCCCGTTTTGTGGAGCAGAACATCAGCCAGCTGGGCAACGGAGTGGTCGAAGCCGCGCAGGCCATGGGAGCCACGCGCGGACAGATCATCCGTGAAGTGCTGCTGGTCGAAGCCAAGCCGGCGCTGCTGTCTTCCATCACCATCATGACGGTCAGCTTCATCTCGTACTCGGCCATGGCCGGTCTCGTTGGCGGCGGCGGCATCGGCGACTTCGCCATCCGCTACGGCTACTACCGCTATGAAACCGGAGTCATGCTGCTGGCCATCGTCTTGATGATCCTGCTGGTCCACGCAGTTCAATTCTTCGGAACCCGGCTATCGCGCGCCGCTGACAAGCGCTAA
- a CDS encoding LLM class flavin-dependent oxidoreductase, with translation MSQQREILFNAFDMNCVVHQSPGLWRHPDDKASTYNTIGYWTHLAKVLEKGKFDGLFIADVLGTYDVFNGTNESPLRSGAQAPVNDPMMLVSAMAAVTENLGFGVTAGTAYEHPYAFARRLATLDHLTNGRVGWNVVTGYLPSAARNMGQEDQMEHDERYNHADEYLEVVYKLLEGSWEDDAVQNNKETGIYTDPAKVHSIEHEGKFFKVPGIAITEPSIQRTPVIYQAGASSRGIKFASENAEAVFVTSPTREILKATVAKIRDAAEAAGRDRYDVKIFAMQTIITDETSEKAQAKYEDYKSYADVEGAQVLISGWMGIDLSELNPDEPLGANLKSNAIQSTVETFQKASGDDGNPWTIRQLAEWVGVGGFGPITVGSGAEVAEKLIDWVDYTDVDGFNLAYAVTPATFEDVVEYVVPELQARGAYKTEYAQGSLRNKLFGEGDRVKETHRAAQYKISNRLPAKG, from the coding sequence ATGAGCCAGCAGCGCGAAATTCTCTTCAACGCATTCGACATGAACTGCGTGGTGCACCAGTCGCCAGGCCTGTGGCGCCACCCGGATGACAAGGCCTCGACCTACAACACCATCGGCTACTGGACCCACCTGGCCAAGGTACTGGAAAAGGGCAAGTTCGACGGCCTGTTCATCGCCGATGTCCTGGGCACCTACGATGTTTTCAACGGCACCAATGAGTCCCCGTTGCGCTCCGGCGCCCAGGCCCCGGTTAATGACCCGATGATGCTGGTCTCCGCCATGGCAGCGGTCACCGAGAACCTCGGCTTCGGCGTCACCGCGGGCACCGCCTACGAGCACCCCTACGCTTTCGCCCGCCGCCTGGCCACCCTGGACCACCTGACCAACGGCCGCGTGGGCTGGAATGTCGTGACCGGGTACCTGCCATCGGCCGCCCGCAACATGGGCCAGGAAGACCAGATGGAGCACGACGAGCGGTACAATCACGCCGATGAATACCTCGAGGTCGTCTACAAGCTGCTCGAAGGCTCGTGGGAAGACGACGCCGTGCAGAACAACAAGGAAACCGGGATCTATACGGACCCGGCCAAGGTGCACAGCATCGAGCACGAAGGAAAATTCTTCAAGGTGCCCGGAATCGCCATCACCGAGCCTTCCATCCAGCGCACCCCGGTGATCTACCAGGCCGGCGCCTCGTCGCGCGGCATCAAGTTCGCCTCGGAAAACGCTGAAGCAGTATTTGTCACCAGCCCGACCCGTGAAATCCTCAAGGCCACCGTCGCCAAGATCCGCGATGCCGCAGAGGCCGCCGGCCGCGACCGCTACGATGTGAAGATCTTCGCGATGCAGACCATCATCACCGATGAGACGTCCGAGAAGGCCCAGGCCAAGTACGAGGATTACAAGTCCTATGCGGACGTTGAAGGTGCGCAGGTCCTGATCTCCGGCTGGATGGGCATTGACCTGTCGGAGCTGAACCCGGATGAGCCATTGGGCGCCAACCTGAAGTCCAACGCCATCCAGTCCACCGTGGAAACCTTCCAGAAGGCCAGCGGCGACGACGGCAACCCGTGGACCATCCGCCAGTTGGCCGAATGGGTGGGCGTGGGCGGCTTCGGCCCGATCACCGTCGGCTCGGGCGCCGAGGTGGCCGAGAAGCTCATCGACTGGGTGGACTATACCGACGTTGACGGTTTCAACCTGGCCTACGCGGTCACCCCGGCAACCTTCGAGGACGTTGTCGAATACGTGGTTCCCGAGCTGCAGGCTCGCGGCGCCTACAAGACCGAATACGCCCAGGGCTCGTTGCGCAACAAGCTCTTTGGCGAAGGGGACCGGGTGAAGGAGACCCATCGCGCCGCGCAGTACAAGATCTCCAATCGCCTGCCAGCTAAGGGCTAG
- a CDS encoding SDR family oxidoreductase — MKIAITGATGQLGRLVIDALLRRGADPAQLVAIGRSEEKLEPLAGKGLQTRVADYNVEASLVAALEGVDKLLLVSSSEVGQRATQHENVITAAQRVNVKLIAYTSIANALTGNMKLAQEHIATEHLLAGSGIGYVLLRNGWYTENYTDQLLGYLNSKVVLGAAADGKISAATRADYAEAAAAVLLSEAGEAGKIYELGGDKPFTLSQLAGAVGAAAGQDVAYQDMDPEKLVEIYTESGVPAVFADILVDTDLRIREGALEVHSGDLARLIGRAPTSLGKAIKDALAR; from the coding sequence ATGAAGATCGCAATTACCGGTGCCACCGGACAACTTGGACGACTGGTCATCGATGCATTGCTGCGGCGCGGAGCCGACCCCGCCCAGCTGGTTGCCATCGGCCGTTCGGAAGAGAAGCTGGAACCCCTGGCCGGCAAAGGTCTTCAGACGCGCGTCGCCGATTACAACGTGGAGGCCAGCCTGGTCGCCGCGCTGGAGGGCGTCGACAAGCTGTTGCTGGTTTCGAGCAGCGAAGTGGGCCAGCGGGCAACCCAGCATGAAAATGTCATCACCGCTGCGCAACGCGTCAACGTCAAGCTCATCGCCTACACCTCCATCGCCAATGCCCTCACCGGCAACATGAAACTGGCGCAGGAGCATATCGCCACCGAACACCTGCTGGCTGGTTCCGGCATCGGCTACGTCCTCTTGCGCAACGGCTGGTACACGGAAAATTACACCGATCAGCTCCTGGGCTACCTGAACAGCAAAGTCGTGCTCGGCGCCGCGGCCGACGGCAAGATCAGCGCCGCCACGCGCGCGGACTATGCCGAGGCGGCTGCTGCGGTATTGCTCTCGGAAGCCGGGGAAGCCGGGAAGATCTACGAACTGGGCGGGGACAAGCCTTTCACCCTCAGCCAGCTCGCCGGGGCTGTCGGCGCTGCCGCGGGACAAGATGTCGCCTACCAGGATATGGACCCTGAAAAGCTGGTTGAGATCTACACCGAATCAGGTGTTCCCGCGGTGTTCGCTGACATTCTGGTGGATACGGACCTGCGCATTCGCGAAGGCGCCCTGGAAGTGCATTCCGGGGACTTGGCACGGCTCATTGGCCGCGCGCCTACCTCCCTTGGCAAGGCGATCAAGGACGCCCTGGCCCGCTAA